In Acidimicrobiia bacterium, one genomic interval encodes:
- a CDS encoding nucleoside hydrolase, with protein sequence MPKKIIIDTDPGQDDAVAILLALASPDELEVLGITAVAGNVPLDLTTINSLKCVELANRTEVPVYAGCDRPMKRDLITAEYVHGKTGLDGADLPDPQVAPADGHAVDFIIETVMASEKGTVTLCPLGPLTNIGTALEREPALAGHLEGIVLMGGGFFEGGNTTPVAEFNILVDPEAAHIVFHCGAPITVMPLDVTHKALILDEHLDRFDALGPVGAAVAGWMRFYERYDVEKYGMEGGPLHDPCVIAYLLKPELFTGRRINVEVEVDSELTVGMTVADWWGMTNRHRNATWMRKVDAAGFFDLLIERIGRL encoded by the coding sequence TTGCCCAAGAAGATCATCATCGACACTGATCCGGGGCAGGACGACGCCGTTGCCATCCTGCTTGCCCTTGCCTCACCGGATGAGCTCGAGGTGTTGGGGATCACCGCGGTGGCCGGGAATGTTCCGCTGGACCTGACGACGATCAACAGCCTCAAGTGCGTGGAGCTGGCGAATCGCACCGAGGTGCCGGTGTACGCCGGATGCGACCGGCCGATGAAGCGTGACCTGATCACCGCCGAGTACGTGCACGGCAAGACGGGACTGGATGGCGCCGACCTTCCTGATCCGCAGGTCGCACCTGCCGACGGGCACGCGGTCGACTTCATCATCGAGACCGTGATGGCGTCGGAGAAGGGGACGGTCACCCTGTGCCCATTGGGCCCGCTGACGAACATCGGTACCGCACTGGAACGCGAACCGGCCCTCGCCGGCCACCTCGAGGGGATCGTGCTGATGGGCGGCGGGTTCTTCGAGGGGGGGAACACCACTCCTGTTGCCGAGTTCAACATCCTGGTGGACCCCGAGGCGGCCCACATCGTGTTCCATTGCGGCGCGCCGATCACCGTGATGCCGCTCGATGTGACCCACAAGGCGCTCATCCTCGATGAGCATCTCGATCGCTTCGATGCGCTCGGGCCGGTGGGTGCCGCCGTGGCCGGTTGGATGCGCTTCTACGAGCGCTACGACGTCGAGAAGTACGGCATGGAGGGCGGTCCGCTTCACGACCCCTGCGTGATCGCCTACCTGCTGAAGCCCGAGCTGTTCACCGGGAGGAGAATCAACGTGGAAGTCGAGGTGGACTCGGAGCTCACGGTGGGGATGACAGTCGCCGACTGGTGGGGCATGACCAACCGCCACCGCAACGCCACCTGGATGCGCAAGGTAGACGCCGCCGGCTTCTTCGATCTCCTCATAGAGCGGATCGGGAGGCTCTGA